One genomic segment of Ricinus communis isolate WT05 ecotype wild-type chromosome 3, ASM1957865v1, whole genome shotgun sequence includes these proteins:
- the LOC8270227 gene encoding uncharacterized protein LOC8270227: MLLRSASTPILNSWKPQPEPESFHQIQKAPRSITLTACCNSSSSLSSSSYTSEDSVKKMTRALSETDLKQFSVLKKKQPINNIIMDGITFEEEVEADQMTFSGSGLSLDSSFLFNEEEECEVGKIQDNGLSAFVGGGVGGGGKICGAGDSGGRGGDGSTDLYYQNMIEANPGNSLFLSNYARFLKEVRGDFIKAEEYYERAILANPSDGNSLSMYADLIWQSHKDASRAETYFDQAVKASPDDCFILASYARFLWDAEEDEEDGKEEEDITKSSPLTQFHGAPPLPPLAAAS, translated from the exons ATGCTTCTACGCAGCGCATCAACGCCAATACTAAACTCATGGAAACCACAACCAGAACCAGAAAGCTTCCACCAAATCCAGAAAGCACCCCGATCAATTACATTAACAGCATGTTGTAATTCTTCAAGTtcattatcttcttcttcttatacaTCTGAGGATTCTGTTAAAAAAATGACAAGAGCATTATCGGAGACGGATCTTAAACAATTCTCAGTGCTTAAAAAGAAGCAACCCATAAACAACATCATTATGGATGGGATCACTTTTGAAGAGGAGGTGGAAGCGGATCAGATGACGTTTTCTGGTTCTGGGTTGAGTTTGGACTCTAGTTTTTTGTTTAATGAGGAGGAGGAGTGTGAGGTTGGGAAGATTCAGGATAATGGGCTGTCGGCTTTTGTTGGTGGTGGTGTTGGCGGCGGCGGGAAGATCTGTGGCGCTGGTGATAGTGGTGGTCGTGGTGGTGATGGAAGCACAGAtctttattatcaaaatatgatTGAAGCTAATCCAGGCAATTCGCTGTTCCTTAGCAATTATGCTAGGTTCTTGAAAGag GTTCGTGGAGACTTTATAAAGGCTGAAGAGTATTATGAGAGAGCAATCTTAGCAAACCCCAGTGATGGAAATAGTTTATCTATGTATGCTGATTTGATATGGCAGAGCCATAAGGATGCTTCTCGGGCTGAGACATATTTCGATCAAGCTGTTAAAGCCTCCCCTGATGACTG TTTTATTCTGGCATCATATGCTCGGTTTCTATGGGATGCGGAAGAAGATGAGGAGGATGGGAAAGAGGAAGAAGACATAACTAAATCTTCACCACTGACTCAATTCCATGGAGCACCTCCTCTCCCCCCTTTAGCTGCTGCTTCTTAA